One window of Pieris rapae chromosome 14, ilPieRapa1.1, whole genome shotgun sequence genomic DNA carries:
- the LOC111000127 gene encoding uncharacterized protein LOC111000127 yields the protein MDLFNRIGDLIIILIFANISQCLRVKDEFFKRNKEMCMRVAKQPFFDVDLVVGKPWKVFYTWNMKLDGAISCFEFTFKNANVQTINRVWSEMGEYLEQQPTWEAATLSLYVGPSKHEMLLFADQGPAGSFVGVPNMVRSSSLIPVRKGVSLIKFQFKLLSEGKYLLITDCNQGVASLGARSEEPPNSSEIEGLVAGLELGDGFPVCAKESNKNEEFIVTSNVSKFVSAHEFEA from the exons ATGGATTTGTTCAATCGAATTGGtgatttaattatcattttaatatttgcaaaCATCTCGCAATGTTTGAGGGTAAAGGATGAATTCTTCAAACGTAATAAAGAGATGTGTATGAGAGTGGCCAAACAGCCATTCTTCGATGTGGATTTAGTTGTTGGGAAACCTTGGAAAGTATTTTATACGTGGAATATGAAGTTGGATGGTGCTATATCATGCTTCGAGTTTACGTTCAAGAATGCTAATGTTCag ACAATAAACCGCGTTTGGTCAGAAATGGGAGAGTACTTAGAACAGCAGCCAACTTGGGAAGCGGCAACTCTCAGTTTGTACGTGGGACCATCCAAACACGAGATGCTACTCTTCGCTGACCAGGGTCCTGCTGGAAGTTTCGTCGGTGTTCCAAATATGGTTCGGAGCTCAA GTCTAATACCGGTACGCAAAGGAGTAAGCCTAATAAAGTTTCAATTTAAGCTGCTAAGCGAAGGCAAGTACCTGCTGATCACGGACTGCAATCAAGGGGTTGCATCACTGGGTGCGAGATCAGAAGAACCACCCAACAGCTCGGAGATCGAGGGTTTGGTGGCTGGCCTTGAGCTAGGTGATGGATTCCCAGTCTGCGCtaaagaaagtaataaaaacgaaGAGTTTATTGTAACGTCTAATGTTAGCAAGTTTGTTTCAGCACATGAGTTCGAGGcgtga